The Zingiber officinale cultivar Zhangliang chromosome 10A, Zo_v1.1, whole genome shotgun sequence genome contains a region encoding:
- the LOC122027073 gene encoding AT-hook motif nuclear-localized protein 23-like, which produces MAGLDFGTASRFVHPLHLHLPHGKGDEGDGSPGGGEEEGAGYGGLELSTPSGEVGGRRPRGRPPGSKNKPKPPVIITRESANALRTHILEVGGGCDVFECLTTYARRRQRGVCVLSGSGTVANVTLRQPGGGGGGEGAVAAALQGRFEILSLSGSFLPPPAPPGATSLAVFLAGGQGQVVGGRVVGALIAAGPVILIAASFTNVAYERLPLEDEEDEAAAAQQQQQQQQQLEIQHPAPSTNGASGTAAGLGLPSPFADPSSGLPFFNLPLSMSQLPVDGRGGDAWPGSASSTAGRPQF; this is translated from the coding sequence ATGGCGGGGCTTGATTTCGGCACGGCCTCACGGTTCGTGCACCCACTGCACCTCCACCTCCCCCACGGGAAGGGCGACGAGGGCGATGGCTCGCCTGGCGGAGGGGAGGAGGAGGGAGCTGGGTACGGGGGGCTGGAGCTGTCGACGCCGTCCGGGGAGGTGGGGGGGAGGCGGCCGCGCGGCCGGCCGCCGGGGTCGAAGAACAAGCCGAAGCCGCCGGTGATCATCACGCGGGAGAGCGCGAACGCGCTGCGGACGCACATACTGGAGGTGGGCGGCGGGTGCGACGTGTTCGAGTGCCTGACGACGTACGCGCGCCGGCGGCAGCGCGGCGTGTGCGTGCTCAGCGGCAGCGGGACGGTGGCCAACGTGACGCTCCGCCAGCCGGGCGGCGGGGGAGGCGGCGAAGGGGCGGTGGCGGCGGCGCTGCAGGGGAGGTTCGAGATACTGTCGCTGTCCGGCTCGTTCCTGCCGCCGCCCGCGCCGCCGGGGGCCACCAGCTTGGCCGTGTTTTTGGCGGGCGGGCAGGGGCAGGTGGTGGGGGGCAGAGTGGTGGGCGCGCTGATCGCCGCGGGGCCGGTCATCCTGATCGCCGCGTCGTTCACCAACGTGGCGTACGAGAGGCTGCCTCTAGAAGACGAGGAGGACGAGGCAGCGGCcgctcagcagcagcagcagcagcagcagcagctggAGATCCAGCACCCGGCGCCGTCGACGAACGGCGCCAGCGGGACGGCCGCCGGACTGGGACTGCCGTCGCCGTTTGCCGATCCTTCGTCCGGTCTTCCGTTCTTCAATTTGCCGCTCAGTATGTCTCAGCTGCCGGTGGATGGGCGCGGCGGCGACGCGTGGCCCGGAAGCGCGTCTTCCACCGCCGGAAGACCACAGTTCTGA